One stretch of Oceanimonas pelagia DNA includes these proteins:
- the phoU gene encoding phosphate signaling complex protein PhoU, producing the protein MDKLNLNKHISGQFNAELEGVLNQVLVMGGLVEQQLTDAITAIHEQNMDLARQIVANDHKVNALEVQIDEECTRIIAKRQPAASDLRLVLAIIKTITDLERIGDVAKRIGMMLLDNANKKQPPLVSMENMGRRTVRMLHEALDAFARMDVEAAIEVHKEDDKVDREYESIIRELMTFMMEDPRSIPHVLNVLWCARSLERVGDRVQHICEYIIYFVKGKDVRHTSDEDIHSMLD; encoded by the coding sequence ATGGACAAGCTGAATCTCAACAAACACATTTCCGGCCAGTTCAACGCCGAGCTGGAAGGGGTGCTCAACCAGGTGCTGGTGATGGGTGGCCTGGTGGAACAGCAGCTCACCGACGCCATTACCGCCATTCACGAGCAGAACATGGATCTGGCCCGCCAGATCGTGGCCAACGACCATAAGGTCAACGCCCTGGAAGTGCAGATCGACGAGGAATGCACCCGCATTATCGCCAAGCGTCAGCCGGCGGCCTCGGATTTGCGCCTGGTGCTCGCCATCATCAAGACCATCACCGATCTGGAGCGCATCGGCGACGTGGCCAAGCGCATCGGCATGATGCTGCTCGACAACGCCAACAAGAAACAGCCGCCGCTGGTGTCGATGGAAAACATGGGCCGGCGTACCGTGCGCATGCTGCACGAGGCGCTGGATGCCTTTGCCCGCATGGACGTGGAAGCGGCCATCGAGGTGCACAAGGAAGACGACAAGGTGGACCGGGAATACGAGTCCATCATTCGTGAGCTGATGACCTTCATGATGGAGGATCCCCGCTCCATTCCCCATGTGCTCAACGTGCTCTGGTGTGCCCGCTCGCTGGAGCGGGTCGGGGACCGGGTACAGCATATCTGCGAATACATCATCTACTTCGTCAAGGGCAAGGACGTGCGCCATACCAGCGACGAAGACATTCACAGCATGCTGGACTGA
- the pstB gene encoding phosphate ABC transporter ATP-binding protein PstB, with protein sequence MINVATPLSQDTTLDLGRLSEEQTALEVRGLNLYYGAKQALFNVDMKIAKGQVTAFIGPSGCGKSTLLRCINRMNDLVETCRIEGEILLHNQNIYGKEVDVAALRRRVGMVFQRPNPFPKSIYENVVYGLRLQGINDRRRLDEAVERSLRGAALWDEVKDRLHDNAFGLSGGQQQRLVIARAIAIEPEVLLLDEPTSALDPISTLVIEELINTLKEQYTVVIVTHNMQQAARVSDQTAFMYMGELIEYADTNTLFTTPSKKKTEDYITGRYG encoded by the coding sequence ATGATTAACGTAGCGACCCCCCTGAGTCAGGACACCACCCTGGATCTTGGCCGCCTGAGCGAAGAGCAGACCGCGCTGGAAGTGCGCGGGCTGAACCTGTATTACGGCGCCAAGCAGGCGCTGTTCAATGTGGATATGAAAATTGCCAAGGGCCAGGTGACCGCCTTTATCGGTCCGTCCGGCTGTGGCAAGTCCACCCTGCTGCGCTGCATCAACCGCATGAACGACCTGGTGGAGACCTGCCGCATCGAGGGTGAGATCCTGCTGCACAACCAGAACATCTACGGCAAGGAAGTGGATGTGGCCGCCCTGCGCCGCCGGGTGGGCATGGTGTTTCAGCGCCCCAATCCCTTTCCCAAGTCCATTTACGAGAACGTGGTGTACGGCCTGCGGCTGCAGGGCATCAACGACCGTCGCCGGCTGGACGAGGCGGTGGAGCGCTCCCTGCGTGGCGCGGCGCTGTGGGACGAGGTGAAGGACCGGCTGCACGACAACGCCTTTGGCCTGTCCGGTGGCCAGCAGCAGCGTCTGGTGATCGCCCGGGCCATCGCCATCGAGCCGGAGGTGCTGTTGCTCGACGAACCCACCTCGGCGCTGGATCCCATTTCTACCCTGGTGATCGAAGAGCTGATCAACACCCTCAAAGAGCAGTACACTGTGGTGATCGTGACCCACAACATGCAGCAGGCGGCGCGGGTGTCGGATCAGACCGCCTTCATGTACATGGGCGAGCTGATTGAATACGCCGACACCAACACTCTGTTTACCACCCCCAGCAAGAAAAAGACCGAAGACTACATCACCGGTCGTTACGGCTAA
- the pstA gene encoding phosphate ABC transporter permease PstA: protein MSKWFKSGAPWIWMTGGAVSLSLVAVLGLLLMIGWRGLTYFWPHTIYEWQLSTPQGERYTVIGEIHDREQVPVAQLRGAGLALEGVTDDTLTRYLVKTGNREFVPLDFRWLLETDIVSRSEPVNLAVLERSHNGNFYGYVERVQENGNAVAGDVREQLLARIERVSELNERMDDLQKGDIGAINHQLERLRLKQRGLELDGELTDAALADIQAQEQQLRADYQVLEKELFELREQARRDSVVVRDMRGQEVTISLGEVLDVAWPNDMSWLAQTGHWFGEMGKFISGEPREANTEGGVFPAIFGTVFMVILMAIIVTPLGVVAAIYLHEYAGKNNLTKIIRIAVINLAGVPSIVYGVFGLGFFVYMLGGSLDKLFYPEALPTPTFGSPGVLWSALTLAILTLPVVIVSTEEGLSRIPASVRQGSLALGATKAETLWRIIIPMASPAIMTGLILAIARAAGEVAPLMLVGVVKLAPNLPVDGNFPYLHLDRKFMHLGFHIYDVGFQSPNVEAARPLVYATSFLLVTVIVGLNLTAIGIRNHLREKFRSLDQ from the coding sequence ATGAGTAAATGGTTCAAATCGGGTGCGCCCTGGATCTGGATGACCGGCGGGGCGGTAAGCCTCAGCCTGGTGGCGGTGCTGGGCCTGCTGCTGATGATCGGCTGGCGCGGCCTGACCTACTTCTGGCCGCACACCATCTATGAGTGGCAACTGAGTACCCCGCAAGGGGAGCGCTATACCGTTATCGGGGAAATTCACGACCGCGAACAGGTGCCGGTGGCCCAGCTGCGCGGTGCCGGCCTGGCGCTGGAAGGGGTGACCGACGACACCCTGACCCGCTACCTGGTGAAAACCGGCAACCGGGAATTTGTGCCCCTGGACTTTCGCTGGTTGCTGGAAACCGACATCGTCTCCCGCAGCGAGCCGGTCAATCTGGCGGTGCTGGAGCGCTCTCACAACGGCAACTTCTACGGCTACGTGGAGCGCGTGCAGGAAAACGGCAATGCCGTGGCCGGCGACGTACGTGAGCAGTTGCTGGCGCGCATCGAACGGGTGAGCGAGCTCAACGAGCGCATGGACGATCTGCAAAAGGGCGACATCGGTGCCATCAACCACCAGCTGGAGCGGCTGCGTCTGAAGCAGCGCGGGCTGGAGCTGGACGGCGAACTGACCGACGCCGCGCTGGCCGATATTCAGGCTCAGGAGCAGCAACTGCGTGCCGACTATCAGGTGCTGGAAAAGGAACTGTTTGAACTGCGCGAGCAGGCACGCCGCGACAGCGTGGTGGTGCGCGACATGCGCGGTCAGGAGGTGACGATCTCGCTGGGTGAAGTGCTGGATGTGGCCTGGCCCAACGACATGAGCTGGCTGGCCCAGACCGGTCACTGGTTCGGTGAAATGGGCAAGTTCATCAGCGGTGAGCCGCGGGAAGCCAACACCGAGGGCGGCGTGTTCCCGGCCATTTTCGGCACCGTGTTCATGGTGATCCTGATGGCCATTATCGTCACCCCGCTGGGGGTGGTGGCCGCCATCTACCTGCATGAATACGCCGGCAAGAACAACCTGACCAAGATCATTCGCATCGCGGTGATCAACCTGGCGGGGGTGCCCTCCATTGTATACGGCGTGTTTGGCCTGGGCTTTTTCGTCTATATGCTGGGTGGCTCGCTCGACAAGCTGTTTTACCCGGAAGCCCTGCCCACGCCTACCTTTGGCTCCCCCGGGGTGTTGTGGTCGGCGCTGACCCTGGCCATTCTCACCCTGCCGGTGGTGATCGTGTCCACCGAGGAAGGCCTGTCACGCATTCCCGCCTCGGTGCGCCAGGGCTCGCTGGCGCTGGGTGCCACCAAGGCCGAGACCCTGTGGCGGATCATCATTCCCATGGCCAGCCCGGCGATCATGACCGGCCTGATCCTGGCCATTGCCCGGGCCGCGGGCGAGGTGGCGCCGCTGATGCTGGTGGGCGTGGTCAAGCTGGCGCCCAACCTGCCGGTGGACGGCAACTTCCCCTATCTGCATCTGGACCGCAAGTTCATGCACCTGGGCTTTCATATTTACGACGTGGGTTTTCAGAGCCCCAACGTGGAGGCGGCGCGCCCGCTGGTGTATGCGACCTCGTTTTTGCTGGTCACGGTGATCGTGGGCCTGAACCTGACCGCTATCGGCATTCGCAACCATCTGCGTGAAAAATTCCGCTCGCTGGATCAGTAA
- a CDS encoding ABC transporter permease subunit, with protein sequence MSTQTQTMALTGSRKRWLKDRAAQMGVTAGGIIVLVALLLIFFYLLYVVKPIFDGASVEPAGQLTLANNETPLLLGVEEQNEQAFTFSAGGEVRFYSLLQGGALLASETLTGDITTATASDAKPMVAYGLSDGTMQVLAPKFSVSYPDNVRTITPGITWPFGEAPLQVDAQGRALERLSFATNGEDLLAAAVVAGGDIVLTRFSGKENFLTGELELSPTQVAIPGLPARVDQILVTPNLRFMFVRSGNEVSVYDVRNIHKVRLRSVIPMNAQGGNISAMILLAGGNSLLVGNDNGVVSQWFEVAKDGKREFTFIRQFKAAGPVAHIANEINRKGFVTVSTRGDVDIFHTTGGSHLFSERLAGQDVSALALSPRNNLLLVAEGDSLSTFEVENEHPEVTWRALWTKVWYEGYPEPQYVWQSTSGSSDFEAKLSLVPISFGTIKAAFYALLFAVPIAIAGAVYTAYFMSPGLRKVVKPTVEIMEALPTVILGFLAGLWLAPLIETHLPGVVMVLVLMPAGILLTAFVWYHLPKHIRNAVPDGWQSLLLLPVVLLVGWACFAFSPAVESAFFGGDARGFLTNELGIGFDQRNSLVVGVAMGFAVIPTIFSIAEDAVFSVPRHLTNGSLALGATPWQTLTRVVMLTASPGIFSAVMMGLGRAVGETMIVLMATGNTPVMDFSIFNGMRTLAANIAVEMPEAEVNSSHYRVLFLAAFVLFVFTFLFNTVAEFVRQRLRDKYSSM encoded by the coding sequence ATGTCAACCCAGACTCAAACCATGGCCCTGACCGGCAGCCGCAAGCGCTGGCTCAAGGACAGAGCGGCCCAAATGGGCGTGACCGCCGGCGGTATTATCGTGCTGGTGGCCCTGCTGCTGATTTTTTTCTACCTGTTGTATGTGGTCAAACCCATCTTCGACGGCGCCAGCGTGGAGCCCGCCGGGCAACTGACCCTGGCGAACAACGAGACCCCGTTGCTGCTGGGAGTGGAAGAGCAGAACGAGCAGGCCTTTACCTTTTCCGCCGGCGGCGAGGTGCGTTTTTACTCCCTGCTGCAGGGAGGCGCGCTGCTGGCCAGCGAGACCTTGACCGGCGACATCACCACGGCAACCGCCAGTGATGCCAAGCCGATGGTGGCTTATGGCCTGAGCGACGGCACCATGCAGGTGCTGGCGCCCAAATTCAGCGTCAGCTATCCGGACAACGTGCGCACCATTACTCCCGGCATTACCTGGCCCTTTGGCGAGGCTCCGCTGCAGGTGGATGCGCAGGGCCGGGCGCTGGAGCGGCTGAGTTTTGCCACCAATGGCGAAGATCTGCTGGCGGCGGCGGTGGTGGCCGGTGGCGACATCGTGCTGACCCGCTTCTCCGGCAAGGAAAACTTCCTCACCGGCGAGCTGGAGCTGTCTCCCACTCAGGTGGCCATTCCCGGCCTGCCGGCACGGGTGGATCAGATCCTGGTGACCCCCAATCTGCGTTTTATGTTCGTGCGCAGCGGCAACGAAGTGTCGGTGTATGACGTGCGCAACATTCACAAGGTGCGGCTGCGCTCGGTCATTCCCATGAATGCCCAGGGGGGCAACATCAGCGCCATGATCCTGCTGGCCGGTGGCAATTCCCTGCTGGTGGGCAACGACAACGGCGTGGTGTCCCAGTGGTTTGAGGTGGCGAAGGACGGCAAGCGCGAATTTACCTTCATTCGCCAGTTCAAGGCCGCCGGGCCGGTGGCGCACATCGCCAACGAGATCAACCGCAAGGGCTTTGTGACCGTGAGCACGCGGGGCGATGTGGACATTTTCCATACCACCGGCGGCAGCCATCTGTTTTCCGAGCGGCTGGCCGGCCAGGACGTGTCGGCCCTGGCCCTGTCGCCGCGCAACAACCTGCTGCTGGTGGCCGAGGGCGACAGCCTGTCCACCTTTGAGGTGGAAAACGAACACCCGGAAGTGACCTGGCGGGCGCTGTGGACCAAGGTCTGGTACGAAGGCTATCCCGAGCCCCAGTATGTGTGGCAGTCCACCTCCGGCAGCAGCGACTTTGAAGCCAAGCTGAGTCTGGTGCCCATTTCCTTCGGCACCATCAAGGCGGCCTTCTATGCCCTGCTGTTTGCGGTGCCCATCGCCATTGCCGGCGCCGTGTACACCGCCTATTTCATGTCGCCGGGGCTGCGCAAGGTGGTCAAGCCCACGGTGGAGATCATGGAAGCCCTGCCCACGGTGATCCTCGGTTTTCTGGCCGGCCTGTGGCTGGCGCCGCTGATTGAAACCCACCTGCCGGGTGTGGTTATGGTGCTGGTGCTGATGCCCGCGGGCATTCTGCTGACCGCCTTTGTCTGGTACCACCTGCCCAAGCACATCCGTAACGCCGTGCCCGATGGCTGGCAGAGTCTGCTGCTGCTGCCGGTGGTACTGCTGGTGGGCTGGGCCTGCTTTGCCTTCAGTCCGGCGGTGGAAAGCGCCTTTTTCGGCGGCGATGCCCGCGGCTTCCTCACCAACGAGCTGGGCATCGGCTTTGACCAGCGCAACTCTCTGGTGGTGGGCGTTGCCATGGGCTTTGCGGTGATCCCGACCATTTTCTCCATCGCCGAAGACGCCGTGTTCTCGGTGCCCCGGCACCTGACCAACGGCTCCCTGGCGCTGGGCGCCACCCCCTGGCAGACCCTGACCCGGGTAGTGATGCTCACCGCTAGCCCGGGTATCTTCTCGGCGGTGATGATGGGCCTGGGCCGGGCCGTGGGGGAAACCATGATAGTGCTGATGGCCACCGGCAACACCCCGGTGATGGACTTCAGCATCTTCAACGGCATGCGTACCCTGGCCGCCAACATCGCGGTGGAAATGCCGGAAGCGGAGGTGAACAGCTCCCACTACCGGGTGCTGTTCCTGGCAGCCTTTGTGCTCTTTGTCTTCACCTTCCTGTTCAACACGGTTGCGGAGTTCGTGCGTCAGCGGCTGCGTGACAAGTACAGCTCAATGTAA